TCTGTAGTAAATTTAAGTTTCTTGCTGTTGTCCTCTCCCACCTCCTCACCCCGACCTCTTTTCCCTATTTCACATTTCCCGCCTCCTTTACTTATCACAATGACCTCCCTCGCCATCCTCGTCCACTTCCCAGTCCCCTTCTCTCCCATTTTATTCCCAGCTCCACCCCCCTCTTCTCGCCTGAGCCCCACAACCAGCCTGCTGCCCTGTGTCCCCATGTTATCCTCCAGCTGTACCCCCTGCCCCTCATCCTCCCCAACTACATCATTCCCCACCGTTTCCCCTCCACGGTCTGGAACAGAATCAGCCTCTGTTTCCATACCCGCAGAAAGAATCACCCCTCTCTCCCCTCCCTGCTCAGATTCAGGCACCCTCTCCCCCTCCCCTTCTTTTCTACCATGCGCCTGATTCTCCTCAGAAGTCCTATTCTTTTTCGTTTTGTGGTCAATAGCAATTGCTTGGAGCTTATCAATCATCTTTGCTATATCGAATTCGCCAGCTTGCTTTTTCTCTGATTCGAAGACAGTACTCAAATCCCTCCTTACCCTACCCGGACCCTCACTGGTTGTTTTTGTTACCTTCCATGGGGATGCTCTCAACCACTTCCCAAAACGCAGTTCCCCTTCCTCATATGGCCTCTCATCGCAATCCTTCTCGCCATGCCCAATATGCCCACAACCATAGCAATATAATGGGAGTCGTCCATACTTTACATCAAACTCAACAACCCTACCTCCCTTCATCTTGATTGGCACGGTCGATTTCAATGGGGCACGAACATCCTGCAGTACTCGTATTCGTACCGCCCTGTCAAGTTCATTATTCGGTCCTACTTCCATGGCAATATAGGACCCTAAAGCAGCACCAATTTTCTTTATATTTGTCTCACTCGACCTTCCCGCAATTGGTAAATCATAAACCCTTGTCCAAATTGGGAAGAGAAATAGCGGAACATCAGTGATCTTACCTTCACAATTTGGTTCGTTAAAGCACCATAAGAATTTGTCGAAATGCCATGGTTGTCCCTCGAGAACCTTCGCTTTATCTCGCTCACACCCAAATCGAAAGACGAACACTTTCTCCTTAGCATCGATGATGTTTCCCGCCATAGGTTTTGTAGGGTTCCAAAGTCTAATCATCGATTCAATGGCAGCTTTCGCGTTAATCGACTTAGAAGCCCAGATTTTCCCGACAAGTAGCAGATTCTCCTTCCCCTTTCCATCGTCGAACCTTCTTCCCATTCAAAAATACCATCCTCTCCCTCCGTTATCTCTCCTATCGGTCGCTTTCTGTCCCGAATGAGGCCTCGCATCGAACTATCAATCTGTCCCTGCATAGAAAAACAAAAGcaagaaagaaaaacaaagcaAAATCCTTCTCCCTACGATCGAAATCGAAAGAAAAGGCCTCGAGAAAGAGGAGGAAACTAAGGAAAACGATAGACGAAACCCTAGGATTCTCTAGGAAGTTAGATAAtgtaaatgtgtaattttaattagGGTGGATATGTGATTAAGATCTTTTTAATGTAGAGTGAGTATTaatatttttgttgattttcgCATTGTGCGTCTTACTCAACGCAATTCATTTTTACTATTTCTATCCTTCATTTTTTCTTCACATTTTTTTCTCTCAATTATTTATGATTAACTCTATTTTATTTGTGGGGGTGGCTAACGGCATAggaggtggtggtgggtggtgtggATGGTGGTAGCTGTCGGACGGCGTGAATGGTGGAGACGGAAGGGAGGTGGCATGGGAGCGAGTGTGCAGTAGTAGTGGTGAAGTGTTTGTTAGAGTGAGAGGGGTGAGGTGTTCATCAGATGGGGGAAGGATTGTGCGTGGAGCGAATGGTATAATGGTGGTGGCGAAGATTGTAGGCAGGGTGAAAGAGTGGGTGGTGGGTTTTTTAGAAGAGTGCGGCCGTGATGGTTAGTAGTACAATGGTGGCTAGGCCAGTGCGATAATGGGGGGATTGGGTTGTGGCGTGGTGGGTTGTCGGCGGGGATCTGACGATGGGGTTAAGGGCGGGGATATGTAGTGGCGGTTATACTTGGTGGTAGAGTGATGGTTAGCAGTGTACTGCTTGGATTTCTATTTTAGGAGTTTTTTTATGTAGTACGTTGATTTTTTAAAATTAGGAGTATGCAAATGTAAAATAATCGGGAAGAAAGCTATTGTATTTAGTAAAATGTGTATTGTGAAAACAAATTATAAAATAGAATTTGTATAGTGGATTATAATAATAACCTTGATATCTTGTGGAGTTTAAATTTGTTCTCTTAGCCGACAATTGTTGTTATGTAATTGCTAGGTTATTTATTTTGTAAGAAGTATCTCTAATAAAATGTCACACGCCACTTCAGAAGGCATAGTAATTGAATATAAATCGGACAAAATTGTGAAGGATTCAAATAGTCAAATTACTAGTATTTTGATAATTATGGTTCACAATAAAATGTTGAAAATTAACTTATTCAATGAAATGTTACAGTTCAACCAAATAACAAATTACACTGAAATCGTTGCTGAAATCGCGGAGCTATATCGACAGGAAGAACAATATTGGAGGCAACGGTCTCGTGCTTTATGGCTGAGGGACGGGGATCGTAACACTATGTTTTTTCACTCGAAAGCAGGAGAGCGGAAAAGGAAGAATTACATCAGGAAGTTGATTGATGATACGGGTACTATGCGTGAGGGCGAGGAGGCAGTGTCGAAAGTTGCTAATGATTATTTTCAATACCTGTTCACTTCATCTTTGCCATCCCATTTTGATGATGTTTTAGTCGGGCTAGAGGGAAGGGTTACAGGCCGAATGAATAGACTTCTTCAAGCTGAGTATTGTGAAGCGGAGATCGTTGAAGCATTAAATCAGATGCACCCTTTGAAGGCTCCGGGACCTGATGGAATAAACGGTCTTTTTTATCAATTCTATTGGCATGTAATTGGACAAAGCGTGGTGTCCACCGTGCTTGGCATTATGCGTGGTGAGTTGTCCCCGGAACAGGTAAATAAGACAAATATCGTTTTGATTCCTAAGAAGAAAGCGCTGGATAAAATACGAGATTTTAGACCGATCAGTCTGTGTAATGTCGCGTACAAGCTCGTGTCAAATGTTTTAGCCAACCGATTGAAATTATTCCTGGGAGATATTATTTCGGAAAATCAAAGTGCGTTTACGCCGGGCCGTCTTATTTCTGATAATATCCTAATTGCCTTTGAAGTTTTTCACCATATGAAGAATAATAGAAATTCGGAGGGGTATATGGCTATCAAACCTGATATGGCTAAAGCTTACGACAGGGTAGAATGGTACTTTTTACGTCGAGTTTTGATGACAATGGGGTTCGATGGATATGGGTGAACCGGGTTATAGACTGTGTGTCCTTTGTAACTTTCTCGGTCCTTATTAATGGTGAACCATCTCGGGAATTTCGGCCAAGTCGAGGCTTGCGACAGGGAGACCCGCTATCACCATACTTATTTCTCCTTTGTGCTGAAGCTTTGTCTAATATGATGCGACGGGCTGTCGAGAATAATGCTATTCATGGGAGAAGAGTTTCCTCCACCGCACCGTCTATTTCACATCTTTTGTTTGCGGATGATAGCATTTTCTTCGTTCGAGCAACTTTGGAGGAAGCGGAGGCAGTGAACGGTATCTTACGGAGATATGAAGCGCCATCTGGTCAGCTGGTGAGCTTAGATAAGACCACCGTTTCCTTTAGCAAGGGAGTTCCTGAGGGCCGAAGGAATAGTGTTGCGGAGAGACTAGGGGTTAGTATTGTTGAGGAGCAGGCGAGATATCTCGGGCTACCACTGTGATAGGGCGGTCGAAGAAAGTGATCACTGACATTATTCGAGACAAACTTTGCAAAAGACTTCAAGGATGGCGCGGGAAAATTTTGTCTAGGGCTGGTAAGGAGGTTCTTATAAAGGCGgtggccaattcactccctacctatgtgatgagtgtgtTTAAAATTCCTGCAAATTTTTGCGAAGAATTAAGATCGATTGCGTCACGATTTTGGTGGGGGCATGACGAGAATAAAAAGGGGATTTTCTGGGTGGCTTGGAAAAAGATGGTGAAACCCAAGACTGATGGAGGGCTCGAGTTTAGGGACTTCAGGCTCTTTAACCTCGCGCTTTTAGGCAAGAAAGCATGGCGTCTAATCACAAATCCCGATAGTTTATGGTCCCGGTTGATGAAGGCTCGATACTGTCCCGAGGGTGAGTTTATGACAGCTTCGATTGGACACAATCCCAGTTACACTTGGCGGAGTATTTTTGAGGCAAGATCGGTTTTGGAGCAGGGACTACGAAGGAGGATTGGTGATGGGAATGAAATGAAGGTGTGGGGACATGCTTGGGTTCCTAATACACAGACGGGACGGATTATCTTGCCTTACTTGCCGGGTAATGAAGGTATGCGTGTTAGTGAGCTCATGCGAGAGGACGGACTGGGATGGGATACGGGGAGGATTGCTCAGCTTCTCTTGCCCTTCGAACGTGACCGCATTATGAATTTACGAATGAGCCCAAATAGGCAATGGGATATTTGGTACTAGGGAAGGGAACGGGATGGGATGTATACGGTTCGAAATGCGTATAAGCTACTTGCCGGGGATGTGGGTGATATGGCTAGCTCGTCTGATTGGGAGAGAGGGAAATGGCTCTGGAATCGGATTTGGAAGGTTTCGCTCTGGCCCCGCGTTAAACTTTTCTTCTGGCAAATGTGTAGTGAAGCGCTGGCCACGAAAGCAAACATCGCTGCCCGGATAAGAGGTGAGTGCTCTTCTTATCTTTTTTGTTCATATTTTATTGAGTCGAGTCTTCATTTATTTCGAGATTGTGGGGTGGCAAAATGGGTATGGGAGGAGCTGGGCATTGAGTATGGAACGGAGGGTGAAGGTGGTGATATTCGGGATTTGGTGGAGCAGGTGTGGAAGGAGATGAGTGCAACGGAGTGTGGTACTTTCATGGTGGGATGTTGGGCTATATGGGAACACCGAAATAAGGTGACGTTTGACGAAGCAAGGGTTGATCCAAAGGGAGTTGTGCGAAGGGTTAGGGATGTCCTACATGAAGGCATTGGGATCGAGGTGCATACAATAGCGGGAAGGAGGAGACGTGAAATAGGCGATGGAAGGGACTCGGATAATGCGGAGGGGTGAAAGGTGGCGGGAGATGGCTATGTAAAGATTAATGTGGATGCAGGGGTGAAGGAGGGGGAAGGAGTTGGGACAGGGATTGTTTGCCGTGATGGACGAGGAGAGGTGGCTTGGGGCTTGTCTGTTGTTCGGGACGAGAGTTGGGAGGTTCATGAAGCGGAAGCTATGGCTGTGCTCGATGGGTTGGAGGACGCTGCTCGTAGAGGAGTGCCGAAGGTGGAAGTGGAGAGTGATAGCGTCTATCCCTCACTTTAGCACGCTTCCTCATGTCTTCACGCACTCCAACAGTGATTCTCCCGAGCTCAACTTCACTAGTAACCAAAATGCAATTTCAGGGACGGTTTTGGCTCTTTTGTACTCCTTCAGGTTCAAATCTGCAGTAAATACAAAACAACACAAAGTAGCCTATTCCTGGGAGGATAGTAGCTTACGCTACTCAAAATAgcctagaaatgcgtgcaaatgaacaTAATAAACGTATGAAATgggcacgcatcaaacctccccaaaccaaacccttacttGTCCCAAAGCAAGCAAAGACTAAAGATATAAACAAATAATGGAATGGTAGAAAAGCTCAGAGCTAACTATACTTCATATgcccaaaccgatttaatgcaagtaGCCAAAACCAATGTACAAAATCGATTGCAAACGAGTTATACGTATGAAACAACTTACTGAACCTTCAAACATGCAAGAATCatgtatatcggactctcacgggtcactcatcaCTCGTTAAAGAACATGGCGAGTATATAATGTAAGATAGAAGGAAATATAGTCACTCATATAACtgcaacctataagaacatgcatgcagtctaataTGATAGTTATCTCAatcaaccgtacatatgcattccaaccaaacaagaccaagtcACATGCCGAGGATTTacaaatatggtaaagtgaggtaattgggtaaaaagcactacgccaaatcggaccatcaataaggagcgtatcacaacggtttaatgcatttaataacgacacttagattaccgttttcaaaatattggcggaaacctagaccgcgctaataagaataacggtttccatCGAAAAtcgttcttattataatgtgacaacgattgtttaacaaaccgttatcaaaaacgtttaacggtttccataaactcgttatataatcacccttatcagcggttgttagacaaccattaccagtttaagaaaacggcgtttcgaaaaccgttactaaattaacactagCAACGTtttttggtacccgttgttatgttatagctacgggtttcttgtaaccgttatcatttgctATTATGATATAACGGTTCCTCTAtacccgttgtcatttatcatttacgggtgaaaaataaccgttatatacttttttcaatgtaaaatattcaaccgagcatgtatgataaataatgaaccgtttcatgcattgttttgtttgaccattatttactatccgtccattattatatccacacatgcatacatattttcctataaatatcacttataatgtgatcaattaaccatattcaccaattcaaagttcaattaatcatagcctataatttaaaaatattacacttcgatcaccatgttgtcgtcgtcttctacacccgccgaatcacaatcaaatacgcGTTATGTCTATCCTattacgtgtattatacacaagcttccaatcaaatatgatgacaatggtaaggctttttcgagaagttttacttggatgagagatatgcttcgtcaaggtggttatacgaacgttaaaaaggtccacccagcttggactaaagtttatggttttcttggttacgcaatgatcgagtttgaacGTCTTTGGAACAAGCTGGAAtcttttcgtcaagcgagaaaactccaggcaagatacgaggatcatgatgTTGGGAATAAAAAAtattatacggatgatgtgttacaagcgcaatatttatggattgcaaccgattgtgacattaatctattaagaacatatcggcactacattgacactgtgcctcgttcatgggaggcaaaacaagtgcctcttaataatccacatattgaattcccaatatttatcgcaatcgcaggggaattacaagatgattatgttaattaattattattattattattattattattattctaattaatggtTTTAAAATAGCGCGTCTTTTAGtttcttgttatgtatgtgtttttcttgaataatatatgcgtggtagtgtattttattttctaattatttattgcaagttacgtaggtttaaaatatttgttaataagtcaactttgacattaaattaattgccaacggttttgaaaaaaaacttataaatgtgactataaatgttaaagcatcctttactaatattcattaaccaaatcaaaatatttcatccccattacacaaatttgaaacaacatggcaatgaaccctaatgttatcaacaacgaagaatggcttacacaaacgattgaagataaTGGGAAGGTTCTCGCTGGGCtacccgccgatcaacacccattaactaaagcatcccttgaacatcaacggtattattggattaagaggcgtgaagcagtccggcttgtcaacaaagcctcatcatcatcatcatcatcatcttcataccctcgtcggcctgttactcgcaacttggctgcagccagagatatgttgagttgtactcttccaaccttatctccacatgcaagtcgtgtccttacatatattcaatctgttattgcaaaatatgaagccaatgacccggaagttagcggtatactggagtggcgtgattggtggcgagTTGAGAAGcgttttttacgcttaaccggttGTTCCTaacttattatacatcttttgatttctgataaatgctgtaatgtatttggtttaaaattaaatgaaatgatcattttgaaagtgttgagttatgcttgtttgatttgcttccattttttgaactccatagatcagttaGTAATCAAGATCCAGATTGCTGCTACGTAatactcatcaacaacggttcacctgcaACCGTTGTCTATtgatcaacaacggttcacctacaaccatTGTAAATtggttcattaacaacggttaacctacaactacaacc
This sequence is a window from Silene latifolia isolate original U9 population chromosome 8, ASM4854445v1, whole genome shotgun sequence. Protein-coding genes within it:
- the LOC141595124 gene encoding putative mitochondrial protein AtMg00310, whose product is MVKPKTDGGLEFRDFRLFNLALLGKKAWRLITNPDSLWSRLMKARYCPEGEFMTASIGHNPSYTWRSIFEARSVLEQGLRRRIGDGNEMKVWGHAWVPNTQTGRIILPYLPGNEGMRVSELMREDGLGWDTGRIAQLLLPFERDRIMNLRMSPNRQWDIWY
- the LOC141595125 gene encoding uncharacterized protein LOC141595125; translation: MYTVRNAYKLLAGDVGDMASSSDWERGKWLWNRIWKVSLWPRVKLFFWQMCSEALATKANIAARIRGECSSYLFCSYFIESSLHLFRDCGVAKWVWEELGIEYGTEGEGGDIRDLVEQVWKEMSATECGTFMVGCWAIWEHRNKVTFDEARVDPKGVVRRVRDVLHEGIGIEVHTIAGRRRRVKEGEGVGTGIVCRDGRGEVAWGLSVVRDESWEVHEAEAMAVLDGLEDAARRGVPKVEVESDSVYPSL